In Phocoena phocoena chromosome 8, mPhoPho1.1, whole genome shotgun sequence, the following are encoded in one genomic region:
- the MRPL16 gene encoding large ribosomal subunit protein uL16m, with amino-acid sequence MWRLLARARAPVLRAPLLDSWAAPPASAGLKTLLPVPTFEDVSIPEKPKLRFVERVPLVPKVRREPKNLSDIRGPSTEATEFTEGSFAILALGGGYLHWGHFEMMRLTINRSMDAKNMFALWRVPAPSKPITRKSMGQRMGGGKGAIDHYVTPVKAGRLIVEMGGRCEFQEVRGFLNQVAHKLPFPAKAVSRETLEKMWKDQEERERNNQNPWTFERIVTANMLGLRKVLSPYDLTHKGRYWGKFYMPERV; translated from the exons ATGTGGCGGCTGCTGGCTCGCGCCCGCGCGCCCGTCCTGCGGGCGCCTTTGTTAG ATTCTTGGGCAGCGCCGCCCGCCAGCGCTGGCCTAAAGACGCTGCTTCCGGTGCCCACTTTTGAAG ATGTTTCCATTCCTGAAAAGCCCAAGCTTAGGTTTGTTGAAAGGGTACCACTTGTGCCAAAAGTGAGAAGAGAGCCTAAAAACCTGAGTGACATAAGGGGACCTTCCACTGAAGCCACTGAGTTCACTGAAGGCAGTTTTGCGATCTTG GCACTGGGTGGCGGTTACCTCCATTGGGGGCATTTTGAAATGATGCGCCTGACAATCAACCGCTCTATGGACGCCAAGAACATGTTCGCCTTATGGCGAGTACCAGCCCCTTCCAAGCCCATCACCCGCAAGAGTATGGGACAGCGCATGGGGGGCGGCAAAGGCGCCATCGACCACTACGTGACCCCTGTGAAGGCTGGCCGCCTCATAGTAGAGATGGGCGGGCGTTGCGAATTCCAAGAGGTACGGGGTTTCCTCAACCAGGTTGCCCACAAGTTGCCCTTCCCCGCGAAGGCCGTGAGCCGTGAGACTCTAGAGAAGATGTGGAAAGATCAAGAAGAACGAGAACGGAACAACCAAAACCCCTGGACCTTTGAGCGCATTGTCACCGCCAACATGCTGGGGTTACGGAAAGTGCTGAGCCCCTACGACCTGACCCATAAGGGGCGATACTGGGGCAAGTTCTACATGCCTGAGCGTGTGTAG